A genomic window from Castor canadensis chromosome 18, mCasCan1.hap1v2, whole genome shotgun sequence includes:
- the Ulk1 gene encoding serine/threonine-protein kinase ULK1 isoform X4: protein MANSVYLVMEYCNGGDLADYLHTMRTLSEDTIRLFLQQIAGAMRLLHSKGIIHRDLKPQNILLSNPGGRRANPNNIRVKIADFGFARYLQTNMMAATLCGSPMYMAPEVIMSQHYDGKADLWSIGTIIYQCLTGKAPFQASSPQDLRLFYEKNKTLVPAIPRETSAPLRQLLLALLQRNHKDRMDFDEFFRHPFLDASASVKKSPPVPVPSYPSSGSGSSSSSSSTSHLASPPSLGEMPQLQKTLTSPADAAGFLQGSRDSGGSSKDSCDTDDFVMVPAQFPGDLVAEVVSTKPPPDSLLCSGSSLVASAGLESHARTPSPSPTCSSSPSPSGRPGPFSSSRSGASVPIPVPTQVHNYQRIEQNLHPTPRSSALRRSGSTSPLGFARASPSPPSYGDGAVLTRKLSLGGGRPYMPSPQVGTIPERPGWSRVPSPQGADLRVGRSPRPGSSVPEHSPRTAGLGCRLHSAPNLSDLHVVRPKLPKPPTDPLGAAFSPPQASPPQPCPVLQSCRPLRGSPKLPDFLQRSPLPPILGSPTKVIPSFDFPKVPSSQNLLTLLARQGMVVTPPRNRTLPDLSEAGPFQGQPLGSGLRPTEDTRSPFGRSFSTSRLTDLLLKAAFGTQASDSGSTDSLQEKPMEIAPSAGFGGNLHPGARSGGSSSPSPVVFTVGSPPSGTTPPQGPRTRMFSVGSSSSLGSAGSSSARHLVSGACGEATPELPALGHCCSFADPLAANLEGAVTFEAPDLPEETLMEQEHTEILHSLRFTLAFVQQVLEIAALKGNASEAAVGPEYQLQESMVADQISLLSREWGFAEQLVLYLKVAELLSSGLQTAIDQIRAGKLCLSSTVKQVVRRLNELYKASVVSCQGLSLRLQRFLLDKQRLLDGVHSVTAERLILSHAVHMCHASSAPACRCSQPPWMRCFSTVRAVCHATTRPCCCWRGCNTCSRTRLTSTALLSASCALSGDSRPC, encoded by the exons ATGGCCAATTCAGTCTACCTGGTCATGGAG TACTGTAACGGCGGGGACCTGGCTGACTACCTGCACA CCATGCGCACCTTGAGTGAAGACACCATCAGGCTCTTCCTGCAGCAGATTGCTGGCGCCATGCGGCTGCTGCACAGCAAGGGTATCATCCATCGGGACCTGAAGCCCCAGAACATTCTGCTGTCGAATCCTGGTGGACGCCGCGCTAACCCCAACAACATCCGTGTGAAGATTG CTGACTTCGGGTTTGCCAGGTACCTACAGACCAACATGATGGCGGCCACGCTCTGCGGCTCTCCTATGTACATG GCCCCTGAAGTCATCATGTCCCAGCACTATGACGGGAAGGCTGATCTCTGGAGCATCGGGACCATTATTTACCAGTGTCTGACGGGGAAGGCCCCTTTCCAG GCCAGCAGCCCTCAGGACCTGCGCCTGTTCTACGAGAAGAACAAGACACTGGTCCCTGC CATCCCCCGGGAGACCTCGGCTCCTCTGCGTCAGCTGCTTCTGGCTCTCCTGCAGCGCAACCACAAAGACCGCATGGACTTTG ATGAGTTTTTCCGCCATCCCTTCCTGGATGCCAGTGCCTCTGTCAAGAAGT ccccacctGTGCCTGTGCCCTCCTACCCGAGCTCGGGGTCCGGCAGCAGCTCCAGCAGCAGCTCCACTTCTCACCTAGCCTCCCCACCG TCCCTGGGAGAGATGCCACAGCTGCAGAAAACACTGACTTCCCCTGCTGATGCTGCTGGCTTCCTGCAGGGATCCCGTGACTCAGGCGGCAGCAGCAAGGACTCATGTGACACGGATGACTTTGTCATGGTCCCAGCTCAGTTTCCAG GTGACCTGGTTGCTGAGGTGGTCAGTACCAAGCCCCCGCCAGACAGTCTGCTATGCAGCGG GAGCTCACTGGTGGCCTCTGCTGGCCTGGAGAGCCACGCCCGGACCCCATCTCCCTCCCCAACCTGCAGCAGCTCTCCCAGCCCCTCAGG CCGGCCTGGCCCCTTCTCCAGTAGCAGGTCTGGCGCCTCTGTCCCCATCCCGGTCCCCACTCAGGTGCACAACTACCAGCGCATTGAGCAGAATCTGCACCCGACACCCCG GTCTTCTGCCCTCCGCAGATCGGGCAGCACCAGCCCCCTGGGCTTTGCCAGAGCCAGCCCTTCACCCCCGTCTTATGGTGATGGAGCTGTCCTGACCAGGAAGTTGTCCCTGGGTGGAGGCCGGCCTTACATGCCGTCCCCTCAAG TGGGGACCATCCCCGAGCGGCCGGGCTGGAGCAGGGTGCCTTCACCACAAGGAGCCGACTTGCGGGTCGGCAGGTCCCCGCGTCCAG GCTCTTCTGTGCCCGAGCACTCCCCCCGCACTGCTGGGCTGGGCTGCCGCCTGCACAGTGCCCCAAACCTGTCCGACCTGCACGTTGTGCGCCCCAAGCTGCCCAAGCCCCCCACGGATCCGCTGGGAGCTGCCTTCAGTCCCCCCCAGGCGAGCCCGCCTCAACCATGCCCTGTGCTGCAGTCCTGCCGGCCCTTGAGAGGTTCGCCCAAGCTGCCTGACTTCCTCCAGCGGAGTCCCCTGCCCCCCATCTTGGGCTCCCCTACGAAG GTCATACCCTCATTCGACTTTCCCAAGGTCCCTAGCTCCCAGAACCTGTTGACCCTGTTAGCccggcagggcatggtggtgacACCCCCTCGGAACCGCACATTGCCTGACCTCTCAGAGGCTGGACCTTTCCAGGGTCAGCCGCTGGGCTCCGGCCTGCGGCCCACTGAGGACACCCGGAGCCCCTTTGGCCG GTCCTTCAGTACCAGCCGCCTTACTGACCTGCTCCTTAAGGCTGCATTTGGGACACAGGCCTCAGACTCGGGCAGCACGGACAGCCTGCAAGAGAAGCCCATGGAGATTG CACCCTCTGCTGGCTTCGGAGGGAACTTGCACCCAGGAGCCCGCTCTGGAGGATCCAGCAGCCCGTCCCCAGTGGTGTTCACCGTGGGCTCTCCCCCGAGTGGGACCACACCACCCCAGGGACCCCGCACCAGGATGTTTTCAG TGGGCTCCTCGAGTTCTCTGGGCTCTGCAGGCTCTTCCTCTGCCCGCCACCTGGTGTCTGGGGCCTGCGGTGAGGCCACCCCTGAGCTCCCTGCACTGGGCCATTGCTGCAGCTTTGCTGACCCTCTTGCTGCCAACCTGGAGGGGGCTGTGACCTTTGAGGCACCTGACCTCCCAGAGGAGACCCTCATGGAG CAAGAGCACACGGAGATCCTGCACAGCCTGCGCTTCACGCTCGCGTTCGTCCAGCAAGTCCTAGAGATTGCAGCCCTGAAGGGCAATGCCAGTGAGGCGGCCGTGGGCCCCGAGTACCAGCTTCAGGAGAGCATGGTGGCCGACCAGATCAGCCTGCTGAGCCGCGAGTGGGG CTTCGCGGAACAGCTGGTGCTGTACCTGAAGGTGGCGGAGTTGCTGTCCTCTGGCCTGCAGACTGCTATTGACCAGATCCGGGCTGGCAAGCTCTGCTTGTCATCCACCGTGAAGCAGG TTGTGCGCAGGCTGAATGAGCTGTACAAGGCCAGCGTGGTATCCTGCCAGGGCCTGAGCTTACGACTGCAGCGCTTCCTCTTGGACAAGCAGCGGCTACTAGATGGCGTCCACAGTGTCACTGCTGAGCGGCTCATCCTCAGCCATGCCGTGCACATG TGTCACGCCAGCTCAGCCCCTGCCTGCAGGTGCAGTCAGCCGCCCTGGATGAGATGTTTCAGCACCGTGAGGGCTGTGTGCCACGCTACCACAAGGCCCTGCTGCTGCTGGAGGGGCTGCAACACATGCTCACGGACCAGGCTGACATCGACAGCATTGCTAAGT GCAAGCTGTGCATTGAGCGGAGACTCTCGGCCCTGCTGA
- the Ulk1 gene encoding serine/threonine-protein kinase ULK1 isoform X5: MRTLSEDTIRLFLQQIAGAMRLLHSKGIIHRDLKPQNILLSNPGGRRANPNNIRVKIADFGFARYLQTNMMAATLCGSPMYMAPEVIMSQHYDGKADLWSIGTIIYQCLTGKAPFQASSPQDLRLFYEKNKTLVPAIPRETSAPLRQLLLALLQRNHKDRMDFDEFFRHPFLDASASVKKSPPVPVPSYPSSGSGSSSSSSSTSHLASPPSLGEMPQLQKTLTSPADAAGFLQGSRDSGGSSKDSCDTDDFVMVPAQFPGDLVAEVVSTKPPPDSLLCSGSSLVASAGLESHARTPSPSPTCSSSPSPSGRPGPFSSSRSGASVPIPVPTQVHNYQRIEQNLHPTPRSSALRRSGSTSPLGFARASPSPPSYGDGAVLTRKLSLGGGRPYMPSPQVGTIPERPGWSRVPSPQGADLRVGRSPRPGSSVPEHSPRTAGLGCRLHSAPNLSDLHVVRPKLPKPPTDPLGAAFSPPQASPPQPCPVLQSCRPLRGSPKLPDFLQRSPLPPILGSPTKVIPSFDFPKVPSSQNLLTLLARQGMVVTPPRNRTLPDLSEAGPFQGQPLGSGLRPTEDTRSPFGRSFSTSRLTDLLLKAAFGTQASDSGSTDSLQEKPMEIAPSAGFGGNLHPGARSGGSSSPSPVVFTVGSPPSGTTPPQGPRTRMFSVGSSSSLGSAGSSSARHLVSGACGEATPELPALGHCCSFADPLAANLEGAVTFEAPDLPEETLMEQEHTEILHSLRFTLAFVQQVLEIAALKGNASEAAVGPEYQLQESMVADQISLLSREWGFAEQLVLYLKVAELLSSGLQTAIDQIRAGKLCLSSTVKQVVRRLNELYKASVVSCQGLSLRLQRFLLDKQRLLDGVHSVTAERLILSHAVHMCHASSAPACRCSQPPWMRCFSTVRAVCHATTRPCCCWRGCNTCSRTRLTSTALLSASCALSGDSRPC, from the exons ATGCGCACCTTGAGTGAAGACACCATCAGGCTCTTCCTGCAGCAGATTGCTGGCGCCATGCGGCTGCTGCACAGCAAGGGTATCATCCATCGGGACCTGAAGCCCCAGAACATTCTGCTGTCGAATCCTGGTGGACGCCGCGCTAACCCCAACAACATCCGTGTGAAGATTG CTGACTTCGGGTTTGCCAGGTACCTACAGACCAACATGATGGCGGCCACGCTCTGCGGCTCTCCTATGTACATG GCCCCTGAAGTCATCATGTCCCAGCACTATGACGGGAAGGCTGATCTCTGGAGCATCGGGACCATTATTTACCAGTGTCTGACGGGGAAGGCCCCTTTCCAG GCCAGCAGCCCTCAGGACCTGCGCCTGTTCTACGAGAAGAACAAGACACTGGTCCCTGC CATCCCCCGGGAGACCTCGGCTCCTCTGCGTCAGCTGCTTCTGGCTCTCCTGCAGCGCAACCACAAAGACCGCATGGACTTTG ATGAGTTTTTCCGCCATCCCTTCCTGGATGCCAGTGCCTCTGTCAAGAAGT ccccacctGTGCCTGTGCCCTCCTACCCGAGCTCGGGGTCCGGCAGCAGCTCCAGCAGCAGCTCCACTTCTCACCTAGCCTCCCCACCG TCCCTGGGAGAGATGCCACAGCTGCAGAAAACACTGACTTCCCCTGCTGATGCTGCTGGCTTCCTGCAGGGATCCCGTGACTCAGGCGGCAGCAGCAAGGACTCATGTGACACGGATGACTTTGTCATGGTCCCAGCTCAGTTTCCAG GTGACCTGGTTGCTGAGGTGGTCAGTACCAAGCCCCCGCCAGACAGTCTGCTATGCAGCGG GAGCTCACTGGTGGCCTCTGCTGGCCTGGAGAGCCACGCCCGGACCCCATCTCCCTCCCCAACCTGCAGCAGCTCTCCCAGCCCCTCAGG CCGGCCTGGCCCCTTCTCCAGTAGCAGGTCTGGCGCCTCTGTCCCCATCCCGGTCCCCACTCAGGTGCACAACTACCAGCGCATTGAGCAGAATCTGCACCCGACACCCCG GTCTTCTGCCCTCCGCAGATCGGGCAGCACCAGCCCCCTGGGCTTTGCCAGAGCCAGCCCTTCACCCCCGTCTTATGGTGATGGAGCTGTCCTGACCAGGAAGTTGTCCCTGGGTGGAGGCCGGCCTTACATGCCGTCCCCTCAAG TGGGGACCATCCCCGAGCGGCCGGGCTGGAGCAGGGTGCCTTCACCACAAGGAGCCGACTTGCGGGTCGGCAGGTCCCCGCGTCCAG GCTCTTCTGTGCCCGAGCACTCCCCCCGCACTGCTGGGCTGGGCTGCCGCCTGCACAGTGCCCCAAACCTGTCCGACCTGCACGTTGTGCGCCCCAAGCTGCCCAAGCCCCCCACGGATCCGCTGGGAGCTGCCTTCAGTCCCCCCCAGGCGAGCCCGCCTCAACCATGCCCTGTGCTGCAGTCCTGCCGGCCCTTGAGAGGTTCGCCCAAGCTGCCTGACTTCCTCCAGCGGAGTCCCCTGCCCCCCATCTTGGGCTCCCCTACGAAG GTCATACCCTCATTCGACTTTCCCAAGGTCCCTAGCTCCCAGAACCTGTTGACCCTGTTAGCccggcagggcatggtggtgacACCCCCTCGGAACCGCACATTGCCTGACCTCTCAGAGGCTGGACCTTTCCAGGGTCAGCCGCTGGGCTCCGGCCTGCGGCCCACTGAGGACACCCGGAGCCCCTTTGGCCG GTCCTTCAGTACCAGCCGCCTTACTGACCTGCTCCTTAAGGCTGCATTTGGGACACAGGCCTCAGACTCGGGCAGCACGGACAGCCTGCAAGAGAAGCCCATGGAGATTG CACCCTCTGCTGGCTTCGGAGGGAACTTGCACCCAGGAGCCCGCTCTGGAGGATCCAGCAGCCCGTCCCCAGTGGTGTTCACCGTGGGCTCTCCCCCGAGTGGGACCACACCACCCCAGGGACCCCGCACCAGGATGTTTTCAG TGGGCTCCTCGAGTTCTCTGGGCTCTGCAGGCTCTTCCTCTGCCCGCCACCTGGTGTCTGGGGCCTGCGGTGAGGCCACCCCTGAGCTCCCTGCACTGGGCCATTGCTGCAGCTTTGCTGACCCTCTTGCTGCCAACCTGGAGGGGGCTGTGACCTTTGAGGCACCTGACCTCCCAGAGGAGACCCTCATGGAG CAAGAGCACACGGAGATCCTGCACAGCCTGCGCTTCACGCTCGCGTTCGTCCAGCAAGTCCTAGAGATTGCAGCCCTGAAGGGCAATGCCAGTGAGGCGGCCGTGGGCCCCGAGTACCAGCTTCAGGAGAGCATGGTGGCCGACCAGATCAGCCTGCTGAGCCGCGAGTGGGG CTTCGCGGAACAGCTGGTGCTGTACCTGAAGGTGGCGGAGTTGCTGTCCTCTGGCCTGCAGACTGCTATTGACCAGATCCGGGCTGGCAAGCTCTGCTTGTCATCCACCGTGAAGCAGG TTGTGCGCAGGCTGAATGAGCTGTACAAGGCCAGCGTGGTATCCTGCCAGGGCCTGAGCTTACGACTGCAGCGCTTCCTCTTGGACAAGCAGCGGCTACTAGATGGCGTCCACAGTGTCACTGCTGAGCGGCTCATCCTCAGCCATGCCGTGCACATG TGTCACGCCAGCTCAGCCCCTGCCTGCAGGTGCAGTCAGCCGCCCTGGATGAGATGTTTCAGCACCGTGAGGGCTGTGTGCCACGCTACCACAAGGCCCTGCTGCTGCTGGAGGGGCTGCAACACATGCTCACGGACCAGGCTGACATCGACAGCATTGCTAAGT GCAAGCTGTGCATTGAGCGGAGACTCTCGGCCCTGCTGA